The nucleotide window ATGCCAATGCCCAGGCCGATATCGGCATAGGTCTTGACGACATCCGCGTCAATGGCTTCCAGCACGATATCCGGCGTAATGCCGGCCTTTTCAAAGGCCGCATCAATCGCACGTCTGCCCGAAAAAGCCCGGTCATAAGTAACGATGGGGTACTGGGCCAGGTGTTCCAGCGACAAATTGCGCGCAGCGCTGGACGTCAGGCTGGTCAGGGGGTGATCCGGCGGCACCACCAGGGTGTGTTCCCAGGAATACACCGGCAATGCCACCAGACCCGGTGTGTCGGCCAGGGTTTCCGTGGCAATCGCCAGATCCGCCTGTTCGTGCAGCACCAGCTTCGCCAGATGTTCGGGGTTGCCCTCGGCCAGGGAGACATGCACCTTGGGAAAACGAGCGCGAAACGAGGGGATGACACGCGGCAGCAGGTAACGCGCCTGGGTGTGGGTGCAGGCAATGACCAGCGCGCCTTCGTCGCGTTGGGCGAACTCGTCGCTGACCTTTTTCAGGTTATCGACCTCGCGCATGATCCGGTCGATGACGCCGGAGACAGCATGCCCAGGCTTTGTCAGGCCTTTCAGCCTTTTACCGTGGCGTTCGAAGATCTTGATGCCCAGTTCGTCTTCGAACTCGATGATGGCTTTGGAAACCCCAGGCTGCGAGGTATACAAGGCCCGCGCGGCTTCAGTCAAATTGAAATTGCGCCGGATAGTTTCGCGGACGAAACGGAATTGCTGGAGATTCATATGCCATCATCCTGTGAGATGGATTCATTATATGGAATATGGAAAGCCTTTTATATGACTTTTTGTTATTAACTTAGGAGCAGCCCAGAATCAAGCGCCTGCACCAGACAGGCAGGCTGCTAAACCCGTTTTGCCAAACGCAATCACTGCTGTCTGGGCGGGATTGCCCAGACAGCAAAAGCCAATAGCATCAGACAAATCCCGATGCTCATGATGTTGGTCCCATTCCACCCCATCCAGGTCAGCAAAAACGCAGGTGCAAACGCGCCCAGCGTCGCCATCACGGCAATGCCCAGATCGTTCAAGCCCTGGACCTTGACGGCAAAACCAGACCAGTCTTCGAGCCCTTGCGTCAGCAAAGCGCTGCCGCCCACATAAGTGAAATTCCAGCCCAAGCCCAGGACGACCAAAGAAAGGGTCAAGGTCAGGTAATCATGGGCAACTATGTTGATGACGCTGCTTAGAAGCAGCAATAAGATGCCACCGTAAACAATCGCCCTTAAGCCAAGCCGTTGGATGAGCGCGCCGGTAAAGAAAGAAGGCGCAAACATCGCCAGCACATGCCACTGAATGGCGGTGCTGATATCGGAAAAATGCACCTGCCGGTCGGACATATACATAGACGACTGGATCATCAGCAAGTTCATCAAGCCATAGCCCACCGCCGCCAGCAGGATTGCCAGTGCCACGGCCTTGTTTTTCAGAACCGCATACAAGCCGATAGACTGAGCGGCTGATTCATGCTCAGCACCGCGCTGAGGAGGAATGGCTTTGACACACAAGTTCAGCACCAGCGAGACCAGCGCCAAACCGACGAACGCGGCATAGCAAGCCGCAAAAGCCGGCAACGCACCAAAATCCTTCAGATACGTCGTCAATAAAGGGCCAAAAACGGCCGCCAGCACACCCCCCGCCACCACCAGTGAAATTGCGCGCGGCTTCAGGTGGGCAGCAATCGCGTCCGTTGCGGCAAAACGGTTGAAATTGGCAAATGCAATATAGACGCCCAGCAAGGCATGGGCCACGATCAGTAAGGAAAAAATCTGCTTTTCGATAGCCAGAAAACCTGCAACCCCCGACGCAGCCAGCGGGATGGTGGCCAGCAGAAATGAATTTTTTCTGCCTATCCTGGTCATCAAGCGGGCGGCCGGGTAGGTCATCAACATGACAAAAAGAAACTGAAAACCATACGGCACCGTGGACAGCCATAGTTCTGGCGCCAAGGTCGCCCCCACCAGGGCAGCCATAGTCACCGACATCACGGCGGTGGTCAGATTGACCGACTGCGCCAGAAAATAAATGTATGTCTTAAAAGGCAGACTATCTCTCATCATCCAGGTCCATTGATCCAGCCACCGGGAGTGTAGCCTTCATTACCCCGGTTCATAAGCGGTATCCCATTAAAAAAAGGCCCCGCAGGGCCTTCTGATGTGCAGTAGAGGATTACTGCATGGCAATCGTGGTATTGATATCCGTGGGGTGTGCCTGCCAGCGAGCCGTAATGGTCTTGGTTTGAGTCCAAAAATAAATCGACTGGCGGCCATTGGGGCCCAAATCGCCTAATTTGGATGCCCGCGAACCGGTAAAGCTGAACCAGGCGACTGGCACCGGAATGGGAATATTGATGCCCACCTGACCGACGTCGATGTGGTTCTGGAAATAACGGGCATGACCGCCATCCTGGGTGAAGATGGACGTGCCATTGCCGTTTGGATTGGCATTGACGAATTCAACGGCCTCTTCCAGGGTATCGACCAGGACCACGGACAAGACCGGTCCGAAGATTTCTTCTTCGTAGATGGTCATGTCGGCCTTGACCTTATTGAAGATGGTCGGACCGACGAAGTTGCCGTGCTCGTAGCCGGGCACCTGGACACCCCGGCCATCCAGCAAGAGTTCCGCGCCTTCATCCACGCCTTTCTGGATCAGGCCTTCAACGCGTTTTTTGGCGGCGGGTGAAATCAGCGGCCCCAGATCGGCCTGACGGTCAGTGCCAACGTTGATCTTCAGCTTACGGGCGCGTTCGACAAAATCCGGCAGCCACTGCTGGGCCTCGCCCACCAGCACCAGCACGGAAATTGCCATGCAGCGTTCTCCGGCGGCGCCAAAGGCAGCCCCCAGCATGGAGTTCAGGGCGGCTTCGCGATCGGCATCCGGCATGATGACGCTATGGTTTTTAGCACCCATCATGGCCTGGCAGCGTTTTCCGGCATCCGAGGAACGGCGGTAGATTTCGGTGCCTACCCGCGTGGAACCAATAAAGGACACGGCCTTGATGTCAGGATGATCGCACAGAGTGCCTGCCACGTCCTGGCCACCATGCACGACATTCAGCACACCAGGAGGCAGGCCGGCCTGCAAGGCCAGCTCGGCCACCATCAGGGATGCGGTGGGGTCTTGTTCGGAGGGCTTATAGACAAAGGTATTGCCCATGGTGACGGCAATGGGAAACATCCAGCACGGCAACATCACCGGAAAATTGAAGGCCGTGATGCCGGCGCAAACCCCCAGCGGCTGCAGCACGTTGTAGACATCGATGCCGGTGGCCGCATTTTCTGCGTAATCCCCCAGTTGCAGAACATTGGCCGACACGGCATGTTCGACGCCTTCGAGGCCGCGGGCGACCTCGCCTTCTGCATCAGGCAAGGTCTTGCCGTGTTCACGCGACAGGACTTCAGCGATTTTTGTGGCATTCTGGCGCAGCAAATAGGCCAGATCGGTCATGATCTGGCGGCGCTTGGCCTGGCTGACATTGCGCCAGGTCTTGAAGGCTTCTTTGGAGTTGGCAATGGCCCGTTCGACCTCGGCCGGGGTGGCAAACGGTACCCGCGCAACGATTTCCTGGGTGGCCGGATTGATGATGTCGCGCCATTCCTGGGTTTCGGACTGGACCAGTTTCCCGTCGATCAGTAGTGGGACGCGTGGGATATCGCTCATGCAAAGCTCCTTAGTAGGCAGATCGGGCCGCCTGGCAAGCCAAGCCGGATTTGTCTCGGTGTGTGGGCTGTGCGTGTCAGGCCAATCATTGCCCGCCGCCAGCTATTCAAATCAGTGTAGTTGTGTAAAAAACTTATTACCAGCAAAATATTTGCACATTGCTTGACGAATTTTGCACAAGGAAATCCATGCACGACTGGGATGCCATTCGCTATTTTTTAGAGGTCGCCCGCACGCAACGCGCCAGCGCTGCGGCCCTGCGGCTGGGGGTGCAGCACAGTACCGTCACCCGCCGCATCCGGGCGCTGGAAGCCGGGCTGGGCGTCATGCTGTTCGAGAAATCCCGGGCCAACGGCTTTACCCTGACCGAAGAAGGCCAGCAGTTCTTTGTCTATGCCGAGCAGGTTGAAAGCGCCCTGCTGGCTGCCCAGGAAGCCCTGTCAGGCGCGGCCCAGGGTTTGACCGGACACCTGCGGATTGGCTCCACCGAGGGCTTTGGCAGCACGATCCTGACACCCCTGATGGTGGATTTCCAGCGCCGCCACCCCGGCATCACGCTGGATATCATGCCGGTGCCCCGCTATATCAGCCTGTCAAAGCGCGAAGCCGACATCGCCATTGCCCTGGAGCGCCCCCAGCACGGCCCCTATCTGTGCACAAAACTCGCAGAATATGCCTTGAAGCTATACGGGACGCGCGACTATCTGGACCGCCACCCGCCCATACACCAACGATCCGACCTCAGTCACCACACTTTTATCGGCTACGTGGACGAACTGCTGTTCAGCGACCGGCTGCGATATCTGGATGATTGGGTACAGGCCAGCCAGGTGGTGTTTCGCAGCACCAGCGTGCTGGCCCAGTATCAGGCGGTTTTAGGAGGCCAGGCGCTGGCCATCCTGCCGTGTTTTCTGGCGGCCCAGGACAGCCGTCTGGCGCCCGTGCTGAATGCGGACATCCACGTCAGCCGCAGCTTCTGGATGTACTGCCACGAGGATCTGCGCCAGACACGACGGGTCATGGCCATCTGGGACTATCTGAAGCAAGCGATCAAGCTGAACCAGGACTTGCTGCTGGGCGAGCAGCGCACATTGCAGATCCCAAGCTGAGCTAAGCAGTGGCAGGAGCTGCGGCGCGGCGCGGCTTGCGCATGCGCGTGCGCCGCCACAGCAGCCCCAACCCCAGGGCCAAGAACAAAACGTGCACCAACCAGACTCCGACCCCGAAAGACAAGGTCCCATTGGCAATCCAGCCGCGCGAGAGATTGATCAGATTCATGTAAAACAGCGCCAGCAGCCCCGCCAACAATAAATCGCCCGAACGCCCCAGGCGGGGATTGACCGCCCCCAGGGGCAGCGCAATCAAGGCCAGGTTCAGGACGGCAATCGGCAGCGCCAGACGCCACATCAGCTGTGACAGGGATTCGTCATCGCCCCGCACCAGCAGGTCTGACGTAGGACGGGCCTTGATTTCCTGCAGGGCTTTCTGGCGGGCCGCTTCCAGGGCGCCTGGGCCGGTCCGGCTCTCGATGCGCACCCCGTAATTATCAAAATCCAGCAGGCGCAATTCCGGCGTACCGGGCTTCAGGTCGTAGCGATGACCAGGCCCCAGCACCAGAAACCTGTCGCCGTTGTCCTCGGTGCGGATGGCGGCGCTGTCTGCCGTGATCACGCTGAGCCAATCCGGCTCGATCACCCGGGCGAC belongs to Castellaniella sp. and includes:
- a CDS encoding LysR family transcriptional regulator — protein: MHDWDAIRYFLEVARTQRASAAALRLGVQHSTVTRRIRALEAGLGVMLFEKSRANGFTLTEEGQQFFVYAEQVESALLAAQEALSGAAQGLTGHLRIGSTEGFGSTILTPLMVDFQRRHPGITLDIMPVPRYISLSKREADIAIALERPQHGPYLCTKLAEYALKLYGTRDYLDRHPPIHQRSDLSHHTFIGYVDELLFSDRLRYLDDWVQASQVVFRSTSVLAQYQAVLGGQALAILPCFLAAQDSRLAPVLNADIHVSRSFWMYCHEDLRQTRRVMAIWDYLKQAIKLNQDLLLGEQRTLQIPS
- a CDS encoding CysB family HTH-type transcriptional regulator → MNLQQFRFVRETIRRNFNLTEAARALYTSQPGVSKAIIEFEDELGIKIFERHGKRLKGLTKPGHAVSGVIDRIMREVDNLKKVSDEFAQRDEGALVIACTHTQARYLLPRVIPSFRARFPKVHVSLAEGNPEHLAKLVLHEQADLAIATETLADTPGLVALPVYSWEHTLVVPPDHPLTSLTSSAARNLSLEHLAQYPIVTYDRAFSGRRAIDAAFEKAGITPDIVLEAIDADVVKTYADIGLGIGIIAGVAFDPRRDKGLVGLPAGHLFGKHTTSVAIKRGVFLRDYVYVLMEMLAPELSRDRVSEAVAQPTPAVREVA
- the lptF gene encoding LPS export ABC transporter permease LptF → MSLFKRAVFSEITSHAGIVFSTLLVVWLSVLLVRLLGQAAAGDIGANVVLGLAAFSSITALPVILSVALFVAVLTTVTRSYRESEMPVWFASGLSLGSWLRPVMMFSVPVAALVAVLTLVASPWAYGQIAEYRQRFEQRSDLSKVTAGQFIETDDGQRVFFAESPKNPDDELGRVVARVIEPDWLSVITADSAAIRTEDNGDRFLVLGPGHRYDLKPGTPELRLLDFDNYGVRIESRTGPGALEAARQKALQEIKARPTSDLLVRGDDESLSQLMWRLALPIAVLNLALIALPLGAVNPRLGRSGDLLLAGLLALFYMNLINLSRGWIANGTLSFGVGVWLVHVLFLALGLGLLWRRTRMRKPRRAAAPATA
- a CDS encoding CoA-acylating methylmalonate-semialdehyde dehydrogenase, producing the protein MSDIPRVPLLIDGKLVQSETQEWRDIINPATQEIVARVPFATPAEVERAIANSKEAFKTWRNVSQAKRRQIMTDLAYLLRQNATKIAEVLSREHGKTLPDAEGEVARGLEGVEHAVSANVLQLGDYAENAATGIDVYNVLQPLGVCAGITAFNFPVMLPCWMFPIAVTMGNTFVYKPSEQDPTASLMVAELALQAGLPPGVLNVVHGGQDVAGTLCDHPDIKAVSFIGSTRVGTEIYRRSSDAGKRCQAMMGAKNHSVIMPDADREAALNSMLGAAFGAAGERCMAISVLVLVGEAQQWLPDFVERARKLKINVGTDRQADLGPLISPAAKKRVEGLIQKGVDEGAELLLDGRGVQVPGYEHGNFVGPTIFNKVKADMTIYEEEIFGPVLSVVLVDTLEEAVEFVNANPNGNGTSIFTQDGGHARYFQNHIDVGQVGINIPIPVPVAWFSFTGSRASKLGDLGPNGRQSIYFWTQTKTITARWQAHPTDINTTIAMQ
- a CDS encoding MFS transporter; its protein translation is MMRDSLPFKTYIYFLAQSVNLTTAVMSVTMAALVGATLAPELWLSTVPYGFQFLFVMLMTYPAARLMTRIGRKNSFLLATIPLAASGVAGFLAIEKQIFSLLIVAHALLGVYIAFANFNRFAATDAIAAHLKPRAISLVVAGGVLAAVFGPLLTTYLKDFGALPAFAACYAAFVGLALVSLVLNLCVKAIPPQRGAEHESAAQSIGLYAVLKNKAVALAILLAAVGYGLMNLLMIQSSMYMSDRQVHFSDISTAIQWHVLAMFAPSFFTGALIQRLGLRAIVYGGILLLLLSSVINIVAHDYLTLTLSLVVLGLGWNFTYVGGSALLTQGLEDWSGFAVKVQGLNDLGIAVMATLGAFAPAFLLTWMGWNGTNIMSIGICLMLLAFAVWAIPPRQQ